The Puntigrus tetrazona isolate hp1 chromosome 3, ASM1883169v1, whole genome shotgun sequence nucleotide sequence agaatattcatattttaagcatttaacattttatcgaagaatcctgaaataaagtgtattaCACTTTTCACAAACACGTGAAGCAGCGAAACTGTCTTTAATGCTGATCACGAGACATCAAGTCAgcgtattaaaattatttctgaaggatcatgtgacactggagtaaaGATCACAGGaatcaatgacattttaaaatacactgcagtagaaaaaaatagtttttaaagttgttattttaaactgtaataatattccaTAATATTACTGATCTTAGATCtgagtgtaaaaataaaaaaaataaaataaaaataaaaagatactaTACAGACCAAAAGCTTTTTGTGTAAAGAGAGCCctatttttgctgtagttttttttttgtataattttattttataggtaTAATCAAAATCTTTCTGAGATAAATGAATAGTCCAGCTTTACTCAAACGGCTGTGGGatttaaacagaacaaaacccACAGTATTTACACTGTTTGGAAATCAACCTGCAAATGTTGCACTTaacattgtgtttatatattaagttagggtacaTCGAAAAATTAGACACAGCACTTTTATTCAGTATGTTTTGCGACGGCCCGGAAAGAAACCGTCCcaactgttttattgtttctgcGGGGAAGCCTCAGACATGTGTCGCGCCATGAATGTGGTCATTATTTGCTGGAGATGACAGGCTGAAAGGACATGCTGTCTGGTTACTGTCAACTCAAGCTTTCGAAACTAAGTGTGTCTGCCATCTACGATCGTGACAGAAGGGTGGACCACAGCTGCAGCCCACGGCCGAGTTTCCCTCCTCTTTCTCTTGCAGCACGGCCCACCCTTTCTAGCGATCGAGAAATGAATCCTGAGACGAACCAGTTTGCGAAGACAAAGGAAAACCCCTGCATGTGCTGCGCTCTGAGACGCAGGAAAAAAATGATGGGAGGGGACGTACTGGAATCTCAAGAAGGCTGCActttgtatgtgtgtctgtctacGGGGAGACTGAAGTCGAGGGAGAAAAAGAAGTTGATCAGGCGTCCTGCTCCACTCCCAGTTTTAACCCATCCCCCTTTTCTCCCGTCCTCTATCTCTCCCGCGTTCAAATCTCAGCTCTAGCAGGTTGCTTAATGGTTTCCAGATTTCTTCATGCTGGTTTCCTCCTGGAAGCCTTGACTCCTGTCATGAGATTCAGCAGTGGAGGCCGCGCTTCTGGCAGCTCGCGGTgatactgctttaaatgttcACGAACAGCGAACTCATCTGGTTATAGGGTGgaacaacagtaaaaaaaaaaaaaaatatatatactgtatatatatatatatatatatatatatatatatatatacagtatgtgtgtgtgtgtatatatatatatatatatatatatatgtgtgtgtatatatatatatatatatatatatatatatatatatatatatatatatatatatatatatatatatatatatatatatatgtatgcatcaagtaagcaataataaaatggtatttttattctattaccatattttttattcttcaaacaaaaccaaattagTAATTAATGAACAGAATATGTCTTGATTATTAGAACAGACacttttttatgcacattttttgccAACAGGATTTTGCTGAAAAAACGTGTATATATACGCTACTAATGGTTTTCGTCTCACAAAATAAGACAAAGGTATGCTAAACATTCAATGttgcaaatatttattgaaatctTCTTGACTAACAGGGTGGAACGCCAGAGTCGACTCATTTTAAACTGAGGATACCCAACAAAACAATTTCTTTGTAAATTCCTAATTAGGCGCTGTTGTTTTTTCCTCCAAGCTCAGGGTTCTCTACTAGGTCTCTGGAAGCTTAATGGTtctgcataatatatattacatacattactGCCTAAATGTTTTAGATCAGTacgatttttaatatttaaaaaaaaagtctcttctgttcaccaaggcttcatttatttgatctaaaatacattctatctgaatgcattttaaaatgcagtttatttctgtgatgcaaatctgaattttcagcaatcaTCTGActacagttttcagtgtcacatgatccttcaggaatcattagatataataatattaataataataaatatagatttatatgatttatatttatgattaaatgatgattaGCCTAGTCTATaacataatttatgttttttgaaatttttttatcctttattgctttatatttGATTACTTTGTACCGAGGACATGATCAAATagaactgaaataataattattctgcTTACAATATCTCTTATAATCTGTCTCTTAAGGACTGTCCTACAGACGTAAGTGTaacaattgtttaaatattacttttttcttttaacactgaatttatTACTGACACACTATTTTCCTATttgaatctgcattgttaaagGCACTATATagtaaattgacaaaatatagtATCCTGACCTTACTTGactttatgttttgttttggattgttctgtttttaaacaaaaataaataaatgtattaattgttaataataataataataataataataataataataataataataataatttataatttaaacttGAAATTAATCAGAAAATTCTCCCCATATACAATATTCAAAGAGCTATCGTCCATATGTCCAGAATTTCtgctgtaaatataatttttaaaataaaaatattgaattaaaaatgttaatttgataaattaaataaattaaccaCAACTCATGTTGTAATTTCAGAACTGTTCTACAATTGAAATTACTGTAATTGGgggcaaataaaatattattaatatttattaatttaaaaacttttaggGCCCCCGCTTGAGAACCAGTTCTAAACGCAATGCATTTGCAAACCACAATATCATGTCACAAACGAAACGCAAAAAAACGCTGCTGAAGAATTACATCTCGCCACTAGGTGGCAGGATGCATCCGCATTTTACACAAGCAgcgtgtatataaaataatggattttcttttatgaatcTTGTAAAGCCAAGATTCATAAAATTCTCTTTTATCTGAACCGAAGGAACATTAACGCCTAACAAAAATTGCAGGGCAGCAGGCAGATCAATCAAACCACTTTGCTTTTAACGCTCAAATCAATACATATTCACTCGTAAATTTGAGCTGGGAATAAGGGGCTTTTGATTTTCACCTGTGGACTACAGTATGTGAGAAAAGTGATATCAGCTAAATGAGTGAGTGTGAATTCTCTTTACTCACATGAAACTTTCATGCGGGTCTGCAGTCGCAGCGGCCCGGTTAAAGAGCTGCATGCCGTCGGCCATTACAGGAGGTCTTTAGCGGCGTGTTGACAAACGCCTCAGGTACGTTTATCGATGATTGTCAACAGATCTGTGAAAACGAAATCTAGAACTCATAGCAAACTTCACGCTTAAAATTCAACTTCCTAAAAAGTTCCACCAATggtaacttttcttttttttttccctccttgaTAAGTTGACTTCAAACTTAAAAAGGTAGTCAATCGTAAATTTAGATTTTGTCAGACCTTACAAACCCTTCGTTTACTTTTGGGacacaaatttatataaaacaatatatatttccaGAGCTTTCTGATCCTGGTTGCTACAAGGGTAGACTACTACCGCGTTCAAGACCCCGGACATCTTAAAATTAGATGTTGAACTGTAATTTATAAAACTACAAGTATACTTCTTGTGCGCAAAGATACTTAACAATGTCCTTCATGCGTGGTAGTTATTGTTGCTCTCAGCGGAGGGTCAGAAATCTCTtcgatttaattaaaaaaaacatttaccctGTACATCATTAATAGCCTAATGTTTCAAGGAAATTGTTTTTCGAATCAAGAAAAGACACTTTTGTTggactttttcttttatttaaaaatatagcgGTTACAGCCTCGAAAAGGCTGGCAagcatgaatatatacatgatGAACATAGAAACTGTAGCAAAGATAGGAGAGACAAACAGCATTATTATCACGTAGAGGAAAAACATGAAGACAACCTTTGCTAAATCCACCTCGCACACAGCCACACAATTTCAGATATAAACAGACTTCTCTCATTTTCCTTATGTTTTTATCTGGCTAAATTTAAAATGGACTGCTAGCACAAGGCtatgcaaataaaacagaatgctaACCTCATGTCTTTTGCTCTGTCCCTGAGGTTCATCTCGAAGCAAATTAGGTAAATTCTTGCTAAGCATTTCTGTCTACAGTAATCAAACCAAGATGGATCGTTTGGCCCATATCTGAAATAGTAGATTAAGGCAAAGCCTAATTCATTCACCATGTTAAATGATATTCAAAAGTCAGGCTTACTAGGCAGTACATGCTAGATTAGATTTGGCACTTTTCTGCTTAAGGCTGACGTGACCCCAAGTGTGAAGCAGCTGAGAATTCCCTGTAAATCACGTCTTACTATAGTCTTGACATCGAAGACTTGTTCCTGGTCTTCACAGTGCCCTGATCTTTAATTTAGACACAGTAAGCTTGCAGACTACTGCGGTTAATTCACACACGAAGATCCGCAGTACTAAAGGCCTCATTTTAGTCACGATTATCTGCTATACTGTATGTAGACATATATGTTCACAATGGAAAAAGTCAAACGGAACCAATGAATTTTAGTGTCTTTGCTCAACAGTGTATTAAAGCACCCCAGTGAATTTACTGAGGAGCAATACCAGTGCCTTAACTTGCTAAAGTCAGAGTTAACTCAATTAATAAAACTGACGTGTTCATGTTTACTAGCAGACAAATCACTTTTTAGTTGTACTTGACATGACACGTATTGTTTAACCAAtggtttaaatgtttcaatGACAGAGACAATCAAACTGATCAAAAACTCCAGCAATAAACAGCAGTAGTTCCCCTTGCACGCCATGAAGTGCAGGAAGGAAGTGGTGAGATATGCAAGATACTGAGCAAACAACTACTATGCAAAACACGTACAGACTGAAAAAAGAGATCTGATGGAGGGACACCTGTTGCCACTCTTCCCAAAAGTGGACTATGATCAGTCTCTGGAAAGGTTCTCAAACATCCACCACCTTCAAATCTTCGGCATTCAAGCTCAGACAAGTGCAGTGTGCAATCAGCTGCACAAGGATGTTTCCTGAGCTTCAAAACCACAGTAGCTCTTGAATGACAGTTTTACTGGATACATGACTGCATTTTATGTAATCTATAGATTAAGTATTTGTAGGTCTTTGAGAATGCAAACCCAAGAACgtgtataataaaacatttggatCATCTCGTAAGAGCTCTCTGCCGACACGTTACTTTTGTGTCAATGGCAGATTGCAGGCATTAACTTTGATAATGTACCTTTATGCAGAGGGCCACTGAACAAGCTAGTGCTTTAAATCAAAAGAACCATTATCTTTAGGCACCAAGTCATAGGCAGGGATCCCACATCTTTTGACCAATGAATTTACATGACCATTCCAGTTGCTTGTGATTACCAGGTAAGGATTTTGTAACAATTACATAGAGAACACAaaacgcattttttttttttttacaaatgaaatgcTTTATAGCTGAGAATAACTTGGAAAAAATCcataacctttttaaaaaatccctgATATTTCCAGCTTACAACTGTGGGAAACCCTGCATGGGACTATGGTAAAAATGGCTTAAAACTGCATCTGCTTGCACAATCTATTTATGGTTTTGGTGATGTATGTATCCCCTATGCATGTCTTTCCTTTAGCAGAGCTATCAGTGGAACTTGTAGCAGGTCCCTTTTGGATTCAACACATCCAGCTGCTCGTCTTGGCATGGGTCAGTAGTGTGACAGATGGCTTTGGTGTCTGAGCTAAAGCAGTCTCCCCAATTTATCTCTACAGGGACACAGGAACCTGAGGCATCTGTCCAGCTTCGACGTGCTTACATCTACACCACACTTCTCCTCTTTACACAATGTCAAATTCTAGTCTCAGAAAGGTATACTGATTGTAGGGTTTCATACTCGGATctcatcatcctcatcttccATGAAGGATGAGAAGGCTGGTTCATTGTCTGGGTTGCAGGTGCTGTCGGTAACTCCGATATCTTCCTCATAAGGCTCACTGGTCGGTTTCTCCTCCAAGGCGGCTGAACCTGAGCTGGAAACTGAGCAGCTGTCGAGCTGATGCGGGTGTTTGTGGTGTGGTTCTGGGGTGCTGGTGCCTTCGCTTTGTATCTCCAAGTCAACAGAACTGGGAGCCCTCATGGGACCTTCGCTATGAGCAACTAACCCCTCTGGTTCTTCTTCTTTCACTACAACCTCTGTCATTTCCTCATCCATTTCCACTCCTCCCAGGTTGCAGTGAAGAGGAGATGCACGTCCCTCACTGCTCTTGCCTTCTTCAAACCCCTGGTCATCGTCTTCCTTCTCCATGACCCCCAAGATTTCCCCCAGCATTGAGGGTCCAAGGTCAACATGGAATGACATCACAGATTCAGCTTTCCTCAACCCTCCCCCGTTGTAAGATGGGGAAGGTCGCAGGTCGGTCAACTCCCCGAaatgcttctcatggagctccAAGTCCAGTGCTTCAGCAGAGGCCCCGTTGGAGGGGCTGGAGGTCAAGCTCTTGAGCACCCTCTTGTCTGCCTCCTGTCCTTCTTCATTGTTCAGAAAGGGCAAAGACATAGCATTCTTCACATAGGTGGGTGACTCGCTGGGAGGAAGGAGGGTATTGTCTCGTTGGTCTACTCTGGTGACGGACTGAGAGCGCTTGCTGCTCCGAAAGGTACGAGACAAGAGTCCTGGCTTTGGAGAACGAGGATAGGTGTGACCTTCTTGGGATGGCTCTCCAGATCGAGTGCTGAGGAATGAGGTGTCCCCAAAAGCTTCCCCGCTACGCCCTACATGCATGGTGTGCCGGAAGTCACCCAAGGGAGCGCTGATCATCTCAGTAGTGAGGTCCATACGAGAGCGCCGTTTGGTCTGGGACCCCGACACCAGCTGCTTTAAGATGGGCATCTTGATTTGCACAACTCAAAAACCCAGTTGCGTTTGTGTGTCCAAGAAAGCGTGGTTTTCTTCTAACAAGTCCTAAATGGTTCCAGGCTCAACCAGATTTTGCTCAGCCGTCACTTCAGTTGCCAAACAGAAGATAATCTGTAATTGGAAACAAACAAgatcaaaatcaaattttatgGTTAAGTGGAGATGACATCTTGACTCTAAGCAAAACCACAGTGCAAAGCCAAGAAGTTAAGTTAATTATAAGTGCAATGTTGTTTGACTTTCTGGGTGCAAGATCAATACAGACAGAAGAAATTGGCAGTCCAGGCAGAACACAGACAGTTCCAGGATGTCTTATCAAGGATGTCTGGCCAGAATACCAGCAGAAGCTGCAATGTCATTCTTTTAACTGAGCTAAACTGCAGAAGCGTTTTTGGCATTCAGATGAAGTAAGGGTCAGGATTCTTGTGGTCAGGCAGCTGGAGACATTAAAGATAAGCAGAGACTGATAAAGGAACTTAGCGAAGAGTTTATGTATGTGAAATACGCGTGGTGTCATGAGTAATATTGGTGACTTGTCATgaaaatctgacatttttcatgtttaagtGCTATAAGTCTCAGATGCATCTACAAAccaagaaaatgtgaaaaagaacaacccagtgaattttttttctctgcaaatttgtgaaaaaatgaGCCATTCAGATTTTACTTCCTCATGACGTAGTAAGGGGATCTTATTATTATGTTACCACCCCTTTATGTGCAAGTTTCCACCCATTATGTTTTCGTAAATGACATTGTGTTTCTGCGAATCGAAGGTTCAGTCAAAGCATACTAACTTCTGTCTTTGACTTACGAGCAGACAAGCACTGTTTTGAGTCTCAGCCTCAGAGGAGACAAGAGAGcagtggatttattgatttatttaccgAATATTACTTTGCTACCACACAGATCTAATAAGTTATTTTGTAACTTGTGTGTATTTGACAATTTAAGTGCAATAAGACAAGAAAGAAAACTAGTTTATTACTCACATGTGACAGCTGCTTTCTGTGTATTTGCTTCGGATGTGTGCGATCAGAAGACCGTATatcaaaaatgtgttaattttttaatatgtccCTTTTAACACTTACATTTCATGACTTTTGTGAAATAGGACAttctcaataaataaatgagaattaaCTACATGTTAATGATCCTAcaataatacacaaacacatcgTCACAGATTTTGACCAGCTGCCAATGATACTTGGTCTGCAATATCATCTAATCAATCACCATTGCTCTGCAGTAGAGATAAAACTGTTAAGTGACAGTTACTTCCTCCGTAATCATACATGACTGTTTAAATAGCAAAGACAGGAGCATGGTAAGCCATGACCCTATTGATGGCTCAAGGTAACATTATTTCACACGACTCTAAACTCTAACCTCTACTCTCTGAACGTAGTAGCTCACCAGGGACAACCACAATTAGTCTCAAATTAAGCTTCAACACGTTTACACATACAAGTGCAAACCTCAGACTGGAAACACCACAACAAGGTCTGATGCCCGcctcacttttaaaaaataaaatgcttaccCTGACCGGAGAGTCTTGTGGCATTATTCCCAGGTCTGTAAATGAAAACTAAGTGTGAGAGATGGGCCAAATGCTTGGCAGTCAACAGGTTTTTCTTGTCATTGATCTGCTGCAATATTCATGAAgtcttttctttgaaaaagaacTGCAAGAGCTGCCCAAACAATTCATGACCTCTTTCTTGCTGAATCTTCCTCTACCAGCTTCGTCTGCACTTCCTCGATGTCCTTACCTGCCTGCGTTTCTATAGCAACACCTCTCCGCACGCAAACAGATGTTAGCGTTTCCTGTCAGCATGCATGCATTTCCCTCCTTTTACTATAAACCAAGCAGTTTCTCTAAAGCTGTACTGATCGAAATATATCTGCATGGTcaatgactaaattaaaaaaaactattatcaACTATGCACAACCTCAAAGACTAGAATAGAATTATCGCTTTCTTTTGGCACTAAAGATTAATTACACAGCGCAAATTACATACCATGTCTCAGAACCACAGAATATCAAAAATCTGGTTAAATAAAGCATAATGAACATCTTCTATTGTGTCTTCTGTTGGAGACTGACTGAACACATGCAGCCAGCGCCCTCCCTGAAGGCAAGAGAGAGCGCGCGGGTAAGGCTCGGGCTCAGCCAATGAGAGATGAAATCCTGCGGCTCTCCGCCGCACACACCCGTTTCCATGACATCATTCCACGGATGCTCTGAGCAGGGGACAACGAGCCCACCTGAAAACAAAGCAAGCCTTTGCACTAACGCTCAGGAAAACGCTGCATATCGGTGACAATGTCACTGTCTACTGTGCTTTAAATCAAGTAATCTAGCTGTTGCCAGGTTCGTGGACTagtgcagaagaaagaaatacaaagaGAAACGGAATGAAAgaacaaataaatctaaatcagAGTCGTGTAAAGTATAcaatgcagaaaaaagaaaaaactgtattGATTTATCATACGTTTCCAAAAAAAGAAGCTTGGGTTCACTTAGGTTTCTTTTCagcatttacttgatcaaaaatacagtgaaaactaatattgtgacatattattagttttaagtGTGACAGTGTGACATGATCTATTCTAATACTGTATGCTGATTTACTCAATTTACTTTCtcagaaaacattattactaATATCCATGTTGAAAACAGTCTAGAGGACTAGAAAACGTGCcatatttcaaaaagaaatcttttttcattaatcacatatttaacaatataaagttacttaaattatgcattatttcttcttatttctttttatgcaAGTATTAGCTTTAAAAAAGCTCCCAAATAGTGCACAAGGCAACCTagaaattattatcattactattgATGTTAACGAACAGATGTAAACAGTGTtataaacagttgtgctgcttaatgtttttgtggaaaagtATTCTttgattgattacatttatgtaagaatatatagcatttataaCAGAATATATAGCATTCACTCAGTATcatcacattttatatatatatatatatgcacaatcaACCCTAAATAACTAACTAAACACATATCTACTAGTTTTTAAATTACTCACCACATATCAGTTCAAACCACTGCTGATGCAAAAGGTTAGCTTCTGcttaaagttgttgttttataaAGTCAGCTTCAATGTTTTCCCCCCAccacaaccaaaaaaaatttttaactttaattataCATCATCGTCATTTCCCAAAAGTGGCAGTCTGTTTTGTCCTCTAATTTGAAAATCATCTAAATAAAATTTTCTAAATAGAAACATGGAAGTCTAATAAGACTAACAAATTGCTTCCCATAAAAAGGGCACAAATAGAAGGCCAAAAGGGGACAGTGAGTAATCAATATGCAAAATTATTCAGTTAGCGACACAAATTACAATGCAGAACAACAGTTCGCTGCAATCTGGACAAAGACGGCAGTGTTTATATGAGGTGTTGCTACTGGGTGGCATGAGCTGGAAGAAAAACAAGCACTAGATGAAAGATGTGAAGCCCTAAATCCCCTTCCGCTGCATTTCTGTCCTGTCCCACATACACCAAGGCCCTAAACATACACAAGtatttgaacacacacacacacacacacaacacacattgTGTTACCATGTTTTATGGGCACTCTCCATAGTTTTTATACTATACAGACTGTATATgttattgccctacaccaaccctacatcTAAACCTAcatcttacaggaaactacagacatttttagatgttttataagcttgtttcgtcatggggacctaaaaaatgtcagaaatttactggtattgctatccttgtggggacatttagTCCCCGTAACATGATAAATACcagatgcaaacacacacacacacacacagctaagCAAGCTCCATGCTTTGTCTTATTACATGAAATGtattgaattactgaaatgtaATGCGTTCATTGTTCAAGCTTTCACCTAGTCGTAATTtgtgtactaaaataataaagtatgcCTCTATATAGACGCATTGCAATCTTAATTAGTCCAAAACCATCTTACCACGCTCTGTTAGCACGTATTGCGGAAAGGTTAACGACCTTTGGTTAACAGCAGTCCATGTGCATCTCTGGACCAGTTTATCAAACGCTTGTGGTCGGGAGGAGCTTTATTTATAGACGTGCAAATATGAAGTAAGTACGAGGAGCATGGGAAGGCAGCGTGGGAAACAACAGGCCTCCGAAGGGGTGAGTGACTTTCCAAATACCCTCGCTACGTCTGCGATAGAAACGCAGTTCATGGGGTGCAGTTGGACTTCCTCTGTGCAGACTAAACACACCTCCCTCTCTCCCAGTGTCAGCTCCTCCTTCTCTACGTCCCTGTGACTCTATACatactgacctctgacccccaTGTGAGTTTAGGGGGTTTAGCAAAACATACATGTACAGGCAACACATAATGCACGACAAGCATCTCGGAGCGAGCCACAAACGCAGATTTTGAATGACAAAGACTGTCTGAATTctgcatgaaaagaaaaagtgagtGTTTCTGCGCCACTAGCATCAAATCAGAAATGTATCCTAAACTGTAGGCTGActacattaattataatatataacataatatagtgcagtataatataatgtaatatataatatgatatttatattggGTACTCTGCATTACACAATAGTATATTATATTCTTGATCTATATAAGGTCATTGGTATTATAGTAgcttataatataatgtaatattaatgttatattatattattatagtactgaatataaatatattgcattatatgtaGTGCTGTTTAAGAATTAACACAtccaaagtatatatatatataaagtacacacacatgcatgtatatatttcataaatatatttgtattattatccattattatattatattatattatgttatattatatttcagtgcCTGTTAATACTAGCCTGCTAAACTTTGACCTGTTTGTAGGATGGGCAAATGAGTCTATTTTAATGAGAACATTAAGACAGTGAAGCATGCTGTTTAAGGCTGAAGCACGCTGACGTGTCACATGCACTTCAAGTCGTCTTTGGCCCTTGCAGCAAAAGAACAGAAAGCCTGCTCTCTGTGAACAAGCATCTCTGTGTGAACCAAACAAAAGCGCTGAGTGCATACTAGCACTCAGACAGTGAATGATCTACTGTTGATCTGTGGAAGTTTTTCTTTGCCTGCCCGAGCGGAGGCGCCCAGAGCCACGTGAGCCCGTCTTGTTTCATTACACCATAAATAATTGATCACACGAGTTCCGCTCAATACCACGATCATCAAATCAGCTAGAAA carries:
- the cdc42ep4a gene encoding cdc42 effector protein 4a, whose product is MPILKQLVSGSQTKRRSRMDLTTEMISAPLGDFRHTMHVGRSGEAFGDTSFLSTRSGEPSQEGHTYPRSPKPGLLSRTFRSSKRSQSVTRVDQRDNTLLPPSESPTYVKNAMSLPFLNNEEGQEADKRVLKSLTSSPSNGASAEALDLELHEKHFGELTDLRPSPSYNGGGLRKAESVMSFHVDLGPSMLGEILGVMEKEDDDQGFEEGKSSEGRASPLHCNLGGVEMDEEMTEVVVKEEEPEGLVAHSEGPMRAPSSVDLEIQSEGTSTPEPHHKHPHQLDSCSVSSSGSAALEEKPTSEPYEEDIGVTDSTCNPDNEPAFSSFMEDEDDEIRV